From Streptomyces sp. NBC_00237, a single genomic window includes:
- the sigJ gene encoding RNA polymerase sigma factor SigJ, whose translation MADQAEFEQHRRHLHAVAYRITGSVVDADDAVQDAWLRWNALADGTADNPRAYLTTTVSRLCYDQLTSARARRERYVGPWLPEPLLAAPAADGPEERATLDESVSTAMLTVLESLTPAERVAFVLHDVFGVPFPEIAEALDKSPASVRQSASQARKHVRDAKPRRSVARAEHRRAVETFLAAVTGGGGIDDLLSVLDPQVVWRSDGGGIVSAARRPIVGAAKVAAFAQGIARFFDPSTMRLIPYEVNGAPGLVMDARPIGYGGVLSFTVGEDGLITGIDLVVNPEKLGHLDFDVL comes from the coding sequence ATGGCGGACCAGGCCGAGTTCGAGCAGCACCGCAGGCACCTCCACGCGGTCGCCTACCGCATCACCGGGTCCGTGGTCGACGCCGACGACGCCGTGCAGGATGCCTGGCTGCGCTGGAACGCGCTCGCCGACGGGACGGCGGACAACCCGCGTGCGTATCTCACCACCACCGTCAGCCGCCTCTGTTACGACCAGCTGACCTCGGCCCGCGCCCGCCGCGAGCGGTACGTGGGGCCGTGGCTGCCGGAGCCGCTGCTCGCCGCCCCGGCGGCCGACGGGCCCGAGGAGCGGGCGACCCTCGACGAGTCGGTCAGCACGGCCATGCTGACCGTGCTGGAGAGCCTGACCCCGGCCGAGCGGGTCGCCTTCGTGCTGCACGACGTCTTCGGGGTGCCGTTCCCGGAGATCGCGGAGGCGCTGGACAAGTCGCCCGCCTCCGTACGGCAGTCGGCCTCGCAGGCGCGCAAGCACGTACGGGACGCGAAGCCCCGGCGGTCCGTCGCGCGGGCCGAGCACCGGCGGGCCGTGGAGACCTTCCTGGCCGCCGTGACCGGGGGCGGCGGCATCGACGACCTGCTGAGCGTCCTCGACCCGCAGGTCGTGTGGCGGTCCGACGGCGGCGGCATCGTCAGCGCCGCGCGCAGGCCGATCGTCGGGGCGGCGAAGGTCGCGGCGTTCGCGCAGGGCATCGCCCGGTTCTTCGACCCGTCGACGATGCGCCTGATCCCGTACGAGGTGAACGGCGCGCCCGGGCTCGTCATGGACGCGCGCCCGATCGGTTACGGCGGGGTGCTGTCGTTCACCGTCGGCGAGGACGGCCTGATCACTGGGATCGACCTCGTCGTGAACCCGGAGAAGCTCGGCCACCTGGACTTCGACGTGTTGTGA
- a CDS encoding nucleoside deaminase, with amino-acid sequence MDFAQRTIDIARANVEEGGRPFATVIVRNGEIVAESGNKVAQTGDPTAHAEILAIRDACTKLGTEHLTDCTIYVLAHPCPMCLGSLYYCSPAEVVFLTTRDAYEPHYVDDRKYFELGTFYEEFAKSWEDRRLPMHHDAREAAVDVYRAWQSRNGGNRRVPGTPTA; translated from the coding sequence ATGGACTTCGCCCAGCGCACCATCGACATCGCCCGCGCGAACGTGGAGGAGGGCGGTCGCCCCTTCGCCACCGTCATCGTCCGGAACGGCGAGATCGTCGCCGAGAGCGGCAACAAGGTCGCCCAGACCGGCGACCCGACGGCCCACGCCGAGATCCTCGCCATCCGGGACGCGTGCACGAAGCTCGGCACGGAGCACCTCACGGACTGCACGATCTACGTCCTCGCTCACCCGTGCCCGATGTGCCTCGGCTCGCTCTACTACTGCTCGCCCGCAGAGGTCGTCTTCCTCACCACCCGCGACGCCTACGAGCCCCACTACGTGGACGACCGCAAGTACTTCGAACTCGGCACGTTCTACGAGGAATTCGCCAAGTCGTGGGAGGACCGCCGCCTCCCGATGCACCACGACGCCCGCGAGGCGGCGGTGGACGTCTACCGCGCCTGGCAGTCGCGCAACGGCGGCAACCGCCGCGTCCCGGGCACCCCCACGGCATAA
- a CDS encoding carbonic anhydrase produces the protein MQEIAAGVERFRREAFPPRAELFQRLATTHTPNALFIGCSDARVVPELITQREPGELFVIRTAGNLVPPYGQNADGIAASIEYAVNALGVADIIVCGHSACGAMTALATGTDMSGLPATADWLRHADSSRALLDATPHTGDRVAALVRENVLAQLTNLRTHPSVARALARDEVALHGWVYDIGSGRVETLDATTGAAALLTGTTTV, from the coding sequence ATGCAGGAGATCGCAGCAGGTGTCGAGCGCTTCCGGCGCGAGGCTTTCCCACCCAGGGCCGAGCTCTTCCAGCGGCTGGCCACGACCCACACCCCGAACGCCCTGTTCATCGGCTGTTCGGACGCCCGGGTCGTCCCCGAGCTGATCACCCAGCGCGAACCGGGCGAACTGTTCGTCATCCGTACGGCAGGAAACCTCGTCCCGCCGTACGGGCAGAACGCGGACGGCATCGCCGCCAGCATCGAGTACGCGGTGAACGCCCTCGGCGTCGCCGACATCATCGTCTGCGGCCACTCTGCCTGCGGCGCGATGACCGCCCTCGCCACCGGCACCGACATGTCGGGGCTCCCCGCCACGGCCGACTGGCTGCGCCACGCCGACTCCTCCAGGGCCCTCCTGGACGCCACCCCCCACACCGGCGACCGCGTCGCCGCCCTGGTCCGCGAGAACGTCCTCGCCCAGCTCACCAACCTGCGCACCCACCCCTCGGTGGCCCGCGCCCTGGCCCGCGACGAGGTCGCCCTGCACGGCTGGGTCTACGACATCGGCTCCGGCCGCGTCGAGACCCTCGACGCCACGACAGGCGCGGCAGCCCTGCTGACCGGCACCACCACCGTCTGA
- the cynS gene encoding cyanase has product MNNLHAQADQNSRQQLTVAAIEAKTRRDLSWKEISEPTGLSVAFVTAALLGQHPLPADAARTVADLLGLDDDAVLLLQTVPMRGSIVGNGGIPTDPTIYRFYEMLQVYGTTLKALVHEEFGDGIISAINFKLDVKKVADPEGGERAVITLDGKYLPTKPF; this is encoded by the coding sequence ATGAACAACCTCCACGCCCAGGCCGACCAGAACTCCCGCCAGCAGCTCACCGTCGCCGCCATCGAGGCCAAGACCCGCCGTGACCTGTCCTGGAAGGAGATCTCCGAGCCGACCGGCCTCTCCGTCGCCTTCGTGACCGCCGCCCTGCTCGGACAGCACCCGCTCCCGGCCGACGCCGCCCGCACGGTCGCCGACCTGCTCGGCCTCGACGACGACGCCGTACTGCTCCTCCAGACCGTCCCGATGCGCGGCAGCATCGTCGGCAACGGCGGCATCCCCACCGACCCGACCATCTACCGCTTCTACGAGATGCTCCAGGTCTACGGCACCACGCTGAAGGCCCTGGTCCACGAGGAGTTCGGCGACGGCATCATCTCGGCGATCAACTTCAAGCTGGACGTGAAGAAGGTCGCGGACCCCGAAGGCGGCGAGCGTGCCGTCATCACGCTGGACGGCAAGTACCTCCCCACGAAGCCGTTCTAG
- a CDS encoding NAD(P)/FAD-dependent oxidoreductase produces the protein MNTHTQQQRVLVVGAGYSGLMAALRLSPHAHVTLLDPVGHLTERIRLHEVAAGRPESEVTHPLTARFLRHTRITHHTGLAVALDPVARTVTTDSGQVMPYDRLVYALGSTTRLPAAHHERLFTAETAPALHKRLLDGPGRLTVVGGGLTGVEMAAELAERHGGGWEVRLLTSDELAPSVSDKGRAHLRKSLRALGVRVEEGTRVDDPADVDADAVLWSASMAANTGLAVAAGLALNSHGRIDVDAARRSVSYPEIYVAGDAGGTQRMSCQAALPLGTRVAASIVSEGRGRGPVARPISYVLQCVSLGRHDGLVQSVRRDDSPRRLVITGRAAAFVKEQICASTVTSLTLAARRAGLHRSP, from the coding sequence ATGAACACCCACACACAGCAGCAGCGCGTCCTCGTCGTCGGAGCCGGTTACTCCGGCCTCATGGCCGCCCTCCGCCTCTCCCCCCACGCCCACGTCACCCTCCTCGACCCCGTCGGCCACCTCACCGAGCGCATCCGCCTCCACGAGGTCGCCGCCGGACGCCCCGAGTCCGAGGTCACCCACCCCCTCACCGCCCGCTTCCTGCGCCACACCCGCATCACTCACCACACCGGTCTCGCCGTCGCCCTCGACCCCGTCGCGCGGACCGTCACCACCGACTCCGGCCAGGTCATGCCGTACGACCGCCTCGTGTACGCACTCGGCAGCACGACCCGGCTCCCCGCCGCCCACCACGAACGCCTCTTCACCGCCGAGACCGCACCCGCCCTCCACAAGCGGCTCCTCGACGGACCGGGCCGCCTCACCGTCGTCGGCGGCGGACTGACCGGCGTCGAGATGGCCGCCGAGCTCGCCGAACGGCACGGCGGCGGCTGGGAGGTCCGCCTCCTCACCTCGGACGAGCTCGCCCCGAGCGTCTCCGACAAGGGCCGCGCCCATCTCCGCAAGAGCCTCAGGGCCCTCGGCGTACGCGTCGAGGAGGGCACCCGCGTCGACGATCCCGCCGACGTGGACGCCGACGCCGTCCTCTGGTCCGCGTCGATGGCGGCGAACACCGGCCTCGCCGTCGCCGCCGGTCTCGCCCTCAACTCCCACGGCCGCATCGACGTCGACGCCGCCCGCCGCTCCGTCTCGTACCCGGAGATCTACGTCGCCGGTGACGCGGGCGGCACCCAGCGCATGTCGTGCCAGGCGGCGCTGCCCCTGGGCACGCGGGTCGCGGCGTCGATCGTCTCGGAGGGGCGCGGGCGGGGGCCGGTGGCCCGCCCGATCTCGTACGTCCTCCAGTGCGTCAGCCTCGGCAGGCACGACGGGCTCGTCCAGTCGGTACGGCGCGACGACTCGCCGCGCCGGCTGGTGATCACGGGGCGGGCCGCCGCCTTCGTGAAGGAGCAGATCTGCGCGTCGACGGTGACGTCACTGACCCTGGCGGCCCGTCGGGCGGGGCTGCACCGGTCCCCGTGA
- the cynR gene encoding transcriptional regulator CynR, translating into MAALELRHLRYLLAVAEYANFTRAAEALHISQPTLSQQIKQLERALKVQLLDRSGRSVRLTDAGEAYVTYARRALTDLAAGERAVLDVGDLSRGTLRVAMTPTFTTYLVGPLVADFHARHPGISLDVREMTQARMEAELLDDRVDVGIAFLGEHAAGVTAKPLFREGLALVVGDGHPYAGRAGAVPLEEVGRGQLALLSEDFATRRQLDAYFEGHGVRPGIAVEANSLNVLVEVVGRGALATVLPEPLAAGDDRLHRVRVEPAPPSRTAALLLRESAYRSAAARAFEERMAGWVREKGYGVEGGA; encoded by the coding sequence ATGGCTGCTCTCGAACTCCGTCATCTCCGCTATCTGCTCGCCGTCGCCGAGTACGCGAACTTCACCCGCGCCGCCGAGGCGCTGCACATCTCGCAGCCGACGCTGTCGCAGCAGATCAAGCAGTTGGAGCGGGCACTGAAGGTGCAGTTGCTGGACCGTTCAGGGCGGTCGGTGCGGCTCACCGATGCGGGTGAGGCGTATGTGACGTACGCGCGGCGGGCGTTGACGGATCTCGCGGCGGGCGAGCGGGCGGTGCTGGACGTGGGGGACCTGTCACGGGGCACGCTGCGGGTGGCCATGACGCCGACGTTCACGACGTACCTGGTGGGGCCGCTGGTGGCGGACTTCCACGCCCGGCACCCGGGGATCTCGCTCGACGTACGGGAGATGACGCAGGCCCGGATGGAGGCCGAGCTCCTCGACGACCGGGTCGACGTGGGGATCGCCTTCCTCGGCGAACACGCGGCGGGCGTGACGGCGAAGCCGCTGTTCAGGGAGGGGCTGGCGCTGGTGGTGGGGGACGGGCATCCGTACGCGGGGCGGGCGGGCGCGGTGCCGCTGGAGGAGGTCGGGCGCGGTCAACTGGCACTGCTCAGCGAGGACTTCGCGACGCGGCGGCAGCTGGACGCGTACTTCGAGGGGCACGGGGTGCGGCCCGGGATCGCCGTCGAGGCGAACTCGTTGAATGTCCTGGTCGAGGTCGTCGGGCGCGGCGCACTGGCGACCGTGCTCCCGGAGCCCCTGGCGGCGGGCGACGACCGGCTGCACCGGGTCCGCGTGGAGCCCGCGCCGCCGTCGCGCACGGCGGCGCTGCTGCTGCGCGAGTCGGCGTACCGGAGCGCGGCGGCGCGGGCGTTCGAGGAGCGGATGGCGGGGTGGGTGCGGGAGAAGGGGTACGGGGTGGAGGGCGGCGCGTAG
- a CDS encoding VOC family protein, producing MSITRGFVTTLWFDGRAEEAADFYLSVFKDGKRGRTLRYNDAGPGPAGSVVTVEFEINGQRFVALNGGPEFTFSEAVSFQIDCADQADVDHYWAALTADGGQEGPCGWLKDKFGVSWQVVPTELIELIGDEDRAAATRATKAMYAMGKIDLEGVRRAHAG from the coding sequence ATGAGCATCACCCGAGGATTCGTGACGACCCTGTGGTTCGACGGCCGGGCCGAGGAGGCGGCCGACTTCTACCTGTCGGTCTTCAAGGACGGCAAGCGCGGGCGGACGCTGCGCTACAACGACGCGGGGCCGGGTCCGGCCGGATCGGTCGTGACGGTCGAGTTCGAGATCAACGGGCAGCGGTTCGTGGCGCTGAACGGGGGACCGGAGTTCACGTTCAGCGAGGCCGTCTCCTTCCAGATCGACTGTGCCGACCAGGCTGACGTGGACCACTACTGGGCGGCGCTCACGGCGGACGGGGGGCAGGAAGGGCCGTGCGGGTGGCTCAAGGACAAGTTCGGGGTGTCGTGGCAGGTCGTTCCGACGGAGCTGATCGAGCTGATCGGGGACGAGGACAGGGCGGCGGCGACGCGGGCGACGAAGGCGATGTACGCGATGGGGAAGATCGACCTGGAAGGCGTGCGGAGGGCCCACGCGGGCTGA